The Amblyomma americanum isolate KBUSLIRL-KWMA chromosome 3, ASM5285725v1, whole genome shotgun sequence genome window below encodes:
- the LOC144126042 gene encoding uncharacterized protein LOC144126042 codes for MAVEARSVCWEAFLAFPSVVFRGVRPRAMDPRTFEKKYRTKHAYGKRKRKPVTARKKRLLSAGGSAEPSDRSESAEYAPNVLCDLSPNVLRDLAPSRAPASDSETNHDLLPSKRGRSVTAPVTIDVPVSLALGERPTIRECPVATSSSTDNGVGLQRSSPPDCRASETRFRGESFNAEMSPQPTTASEGSPMPSTSSGASTVLQRGRTLDAADALAAVLAAHRSVDSSPRERRTIQAHLKTRFVSAESAELQASRVRESLRAVSATERKFGLTGSQENAIPAPPEEEFMLVQVAALNSLIGSTLCPTCQQPGLAMHRETELGLAVKMVLSCISCGTLQSEWSSQRKSGSRAFEVNIRAMQAIKSIGKGPTALNDFWATMNVSHRGLHHKTYDEHLKKTFKPAAAAAAHNIFTDAVEAVKKVYIEMGTFSKNITVVYDGTWLTRGHSSHTGVGCIIEFHTGLVLDCVVLSNFCLGCSRQPAESNPHYAEWKQQHQCQKNTDVNSGRMEVEAALQLFRRSLSKNDLRYTNIVCDGDSRMFRTLCDEEVYGFVQLSKEDCINHVKKRMGAALRSLAAKAKKGEPLGGKGGLTQQLIKKLTNYYGLALWNHSEVEEMQRAVMATYYHITSTDVEPHHELCPPGPLSWCNHRSAEAEGQPAPAHKYKLSAKVAEALLPVYQRLSDPQLLARCKGGKTQNAAESLHSVIWSLISKDQHASLFAVETAVHEAISRYNSGSLKAYSDLCTTLGLRPGALSLQRAVEKDSQRMKKAHKVHLLKGQRAKKSPAAKDTKFYNAGAF; via the coding sequence ATGGCGGTTGAGGCAAGGAGCGTCTGCTGGGAAGCCTTTCTGGCCTTTCCTTCTGTTGTGTTTCGAGGAGTTCGACCACGTGCAATGGATCCGCGCACGTTCGAAAAGAAGTACCGGACGAAGCATGCCTACGGGAAGCGGAAACGCAAGCCCGTCACAGCAAGGAAGAAGCGGCTATTGTCAGCAGGTGGTTCGGCCGAGCCAAGCGACCGTTCAGAATCGGCGGAGTACGCGCCCAACGTGCTGTGCGATCTCTCGCCCAACGTGCTGCGGGATCTTGCGCCGAGTCGAGCACCAGCCAGTGATAGTGAGACGAACCATGATCTTTTGCCGTCGAAGCGCGGGCGCAGTGTTACTGCACCGGTGACGATCGACGTGCCAGTGAGTCTCGCCTTAGGCGAGCGTCCCACCATACGCGAGTGTCCCGTCGCAACTTCGTCCAGCACAGATAACGGAGTGGGCTTGCAGCGGTCATCGCCGCCCGACTGCAGAGCATCGGAGACGCGCTTCCGCGGTGAATCGTTCAACGCCGAGATGTCTCCGCAGCCAACAACCGCCAGTGAAGGCAGTCCCATGCCATCGACGAGTTCCGGCGCTTCGACGGTGCTGCAACGCGGGCGCACGCTCGATGCCGCGGATGCGCTGGCGGCCGTCCTTGCCGCTCATCGCAGTGTTGACAGTTCGCCCAGAGAACGTCGCACTATTCAAGCTCACCTAAAAACACGATTTGTGTCCGCGGAAAGTGCAGAACTGCAAGCGTCGAGAGTTCGCGAATCGCTTCGCGCGGTTTCAGCAACGGAGCGCAAGTTCGGGCTGACTGGCTCACAGGAAAATGCCATTCCCGCACCTCCAGAAGAGGAGTTTATGCTTGTTCAAGTTGCTGCTTTGAACTCGCTGATTGGTTCCACGCTTTGCCCAACTTGTCAGCAGCCCGGCCTAGCAATGCACCGCGAGACTGAACTGGGGCTAGCTGTGAAGATGGTACTTTCATGCATTTCCTGTGGTACCCTACAGTCAGAGTGGTCCTCACAAAGGAAGAGCGGCTCTAGAGCTTTTGAGGTCAACATCAGAGCTATGCAAGCAATAAAGAGCATTGGGAAAGGACCAACTGCTCTTAATGACTTCTGGGCCACCATGAATGTCTCGCATCGTGGGTTACACCACAAAACATATGATGAGCACCTCAAAAAAACTTTCAAGCCTGCCGCAGCGGCAGCTGCACACAACATCTTCACAGATGCTGTAGAGGCAGTGAAAAAGGTGTACATTGAAATGGGGACATTTTCAAAGAACATCACAGTAGTTTATGATGGCACATGGTTGACACGCGGTCACAGCTCCCATACTGGCGTAGGCTGTATAATTGAATTTCATACAGGACTTGTGTTGGACTGCGTAGTTCTGTCCAACTTCTGCCTTGGGTGCAGCCGACAGCCAGCAGAAAGTAACCCCCATTATGCTGAATGGAAGCAGCAACACCAGTGCCAGAAAAACACTGATGTGAATTCTGGAAGAATGGAGGTTGAGGCTGCACTACAACTCTTCAGGCGCTCCTTGAGCAAAAATGATTTACGCTACACAAACATAGTTTGTGATGGGGACAGCCGCATGTTTCGCACTTTATGTGATGAAGAAGTTTATGGTTTTGTGCAGCTGTCTaaagaagactgcataaatcACGTGAAAAAACGAATGGGGGCTGCACTTCGCTCTTTGGCAGCCAAGGCAAAGAAAGGAGAGCCACTTGGTGGAAAGGGGGGCCTGACACAGCAGCTCATCAAAAAACTGACGAACTACTATGGCCTTGCTCTGTGGAACCATTCAGAAGTCGAGGAAATGCAAAGGGCAGTAATGGCAACATACTACCACATCACATCAACAGATGTTGAGCCCCATCATGAGCTGTGTCCCCCTGGCCCCCTTAGCTGGTGCAACCACCGATCAGCTGAGGCAGAAGGGCAGCCAGCACCAGCTCACAAGTACAAGCTTTCAGCTAAAGTTGCTGAAGCACTTCTGCCTGTGTACCAGCGCCTCTCAGACCCTCAGTTGCTGGCCCGGTGCAAAGGAGGCAAAACTCAAAACGCGGCTGAGAGTCTCCATTCAGTGATATGGTCATTAATATCAAAAGACCAGcatgcctcactgtttgccgTGGAAACAGCAGTGCACGAGGCAATTTCAAGGTACAACTCGGGCAGTCTGAAAGCTTATTCAGACCTGTGCACAACATTGGGCCTGCGCCCTGGTGCCCTCTCTCTTCAGCGGGCTGTCGAGAAAGATTCCCAGCGAATGAAGAAAGCACACAAAGTCCATCTCCTGAAAGGACAGAGGGCTAAGAAGTCACCTGCTGCCAAGGACACCAAATTTTACAACGCAGGAGCATTCTAG